The segment GCGTATGCCGCACAGAACAAAAGCTGCATAACTTATCCGTGGACGACTGAGCCAACTCTCACTATGTCTGCAGCTACTTCACTTCCAGTCTCCTTCCTGTACCTCTCCTGCCACTGACTGCAGGGCATATGCATTCTTCACTGGGTCTATGTGGTCCCACTCAGCATGAATCCTCTCTGTCCAGTCCAGGTAGGCCTGAAGCCCTTCCACAAAGTTTGCAGCAATTCAGAGACCTGTTTGACCCCCCTGTGAGATCATTTCCTAGTGTGTTGACAAAGGAAGAAATGATCAGTAACTTACACTAGATGGCAGCCTGTTCATAGGTTGCAAcactatggcaagccgttttaacatttaatcactaagtccgactatccggaattaccattatagatatctataacgtcattttgactagtagtaatgtcattgtgactagtatgaattttaatttaagatatctgtaacgtcattctgactagtcaaaactgaattacagatatctataatgtcattctgactagtcaaaactgaattacagatatctataatgtcattctgactagtcaaaactacagttacagatatctgtaattcagttttgactagcaagattcaaactatttttgccattcatgtgtatggggtttgtcattatagatatctacaattacattatgactatctataattccagtttgagatatctacaacgtcattttgactagtcataattcagttgcggatatctacaacatcattttgactagtcataattcaaattcaagatatctacaacgtcattctgactatctgaaactcaattcaagatatctagaaaggaccatgtagatatcttcaattgatgataattaaagatatcttgaacttgaattatgactagtcaaaattaaattgtagatatctgaaactggaattacagatatccacaattcagttgcagatatccgcaactacattggagatatctataatgacaaaccccatacacatgaatggcagaaatagtttgaatcttactagtcaaaactgaattacagatatctgtaattagagttttgactaggcaaaatctaattagggatatcttgaataagagttttgactaggcaaaattatgttgcagatatcagtaatgaatatccagcctatcgattaaatgttaaaacggcttgccatagcAACACTGAGCAGGAGACTGTTTATCCACCTCGTCGGTCAGTAACTTCAGAGAGGTGTCTTTGCTGAGGCAACTGTGtttcctttccctctctgtGGAGGCAGTAACCTCTCAAAGGAGTGTCAGGTGAGGTTACTTGGCGAGTGATTTCAAGTGTCAAATGCACTGTTTCCTCAGTATAAAAATTGTAAAATTcagctggtgctggtgctggatTTATTCATTTCATAAAGGCAAAACTCAAATCTAAGTGGACCAGTGGTAGCAACATGAaagttacagttaaaaaaaggtGTCTGGATGGTTTTAGTTACTGTTAAAGACCATTCTTAAAATTTATACAAGaattgaaactttatttttgcaGCTACTACAATTCATGTATTTGGTTTTGGCAGTAGCAGATTGTTTCTGTAAGTGGGGTTGCGTATGCCGCgcagaaaaaaaagctgcataACTTGTGGTGATTTTTCTCCAATCAGATCTGTGGACGACTGAGCCAACTCTCACTATGTCTGCAGCTTCTTCACTTCCAGTCTCCTTCCTGTACCTCTCCTGGCACTGACTGCACAAAGTTTGCAGTAATCCAGAGACCTGTTTGACCCCCCTGTGAGATCATTTCCTAGTGTGTTGACAAAGGAAGAAATGATCAGTAACTTACACTAGATGGCAGCCTGTTCATAGGTTGCAACACTGAGCAGGCGATTGTTTATCCACGTCGTGTCAGTAACTTCAGAGAGGTGTCTTTGCTGAGGCAACTGTGtttcctttccctctctgtGGAGGCAGTAACCTCTCAAAGGAGTGTCAGGTGAGGTTACTTGGCGAGTGATTTTCATTTTcgtttaaaggtccagtctgCAGAGTTTAGGATGATATATTGACAAAAATGGAAAACTACATAGACTCAAAACTGGGAATGGCAGCCATTCCCAgttttgtgtcagccactgcaGTTAGCAGTCATTCTGCGacgaaaaaggaaaaacacaaatctttttttaatgtgaaagcattttattaaatgttttgagCAGTTTAAATCACACTGTTTTTTGAGAGCAAGAGACCtctggataatttggctcctggtaaaactTCCTGAATATATAGATCtttagttatcagagaaaaagttGGTCCATCCCTTATGAGccgaacagcatcagagaaacactgatttgtaacatgaaacttctttattcaatgtgtttactggtttaaatcaccaggtccatttgtatTGGAcaagaggagacctctgtgcaCAACTCGattcacagtaaaaacctcctgaacatctggatcacaaataaggtgagcacacattaagttatcagagaaaaacggggacactgaacacacattagcaggtgctgggcgaGCAGCCCATCTGCAATATGCCGCCCATtgctggagaaacactgatttgtcacatgaaactgttttagtcAGGGTTTTAATCGATTTAAATCACCTGGACcgattgttttggagaggaagagacctctccggataatttggctccttgtaaaaacctcctgaacaattaaaattaaaaataaataaccaggagaaatttcagctggttgcaaggtgcaatcttcaccactagatgctactaaatccctTTTTTATCtaacacactgttcctttaactgaAAACTCTTTAAACTGGCTACATCTGCATTGAGAAGATAATACTACTGCATGATAAACTTCTACTGAATAAATAATAGCCAATAATATCAAATACAATGTAGCAATGCCGCAGTAAAAACAGCTGTAGTAATGGCACATGCATTACATCACATTTGTGTCTCTAAAAATGAACCTGGGCATATTCACTATACACAGCCTCCTTTACATCTTTTCTAGTGTTGTCATATAGACTCTCCATCTCCACTGCATTGCTCACATAATTTGTGCGCATGCCTCCCTCCATGCACCTCTCCTCTTCCAGATATGAGCTACCAGACGGGCCCGTGCCTCCAGAGCATTCTCCCTTCTTCTCCTTGCTCTTCCAGATCACACTAGAGTAAACCACATCGCTGTTTGCCTCATTCGTCTTGTCTGAGCTTTTACTGGCAACCTGTTGATGTGCTAGATGAGCGTTTGGCATAtctgactttttcatcatatcGGTATTGACATAAATATCCTCTTCTGATGTGCCGGACAcctgaaagtaaaaaaagaaaacacaagtgGTAAAGATGTTCTGTTAGATTATTGTTTCCCAAATTAGGAAATGGTCCGTACcttatttccattttcagtTGTCAGGCCTTGACTCATCACAGCTGGGCTGGTGTCACCTGTGCTCTGACTCTTTTTAGGAGTACGGCAGCCAGTCCCCCGAgctctacaaaataataaaatcctTGGTGTATTGCAAGGTAAATGTCCAGTGGAAACAAATTCAGccaataaatgatgatgtacaGTCACGATGTATCGTCATTGCATTGGCCACTGAAAGCTGTCTTTGTTAGCTTCTAACATGCTTATGCACAGAGGTCTGTTACCAGAACTCTTCCAAGAGCACAGAGCTGTAATATTAGTTGTTCAAAACTCTATTTCTATTGGCTGGTGTGTTCTCAGTTATTAAATCCATGGTCTTCCTCAGTTCAAGGATTGACTGCCCCTCTTTTAATGACGTCTCAATGAACTAACTCCCAATGTTGACATAACAGAAGTGGATGGAAAAGAAcgtacatttacattttcttttgctgattttctgaaaatttggttaaaatttgCACTACATTTGGATGGCAACCCAACCTTGACAAGGCTGGCTGCTAGTGCTGACATCAGAGGCTCTGCAAGCTCAGGCCTCAGGCTTCGcgctaaatgctttgtgttgaggtgatatttcaggcttgcaGTTCTCTGGTAGTACAAatattccaacagtgctcctagcaacagttccatctgggtgtttttaaaatataaatgttctATTCATGGGGCCAAGCAGCATCGTCtagtctgcctccatcatgtgacaaagccactgtagCCGTCAATGATGCaccgggtcaaagggcaccacgaAATGTGATTAATTGGCGTTCATTTTTTGACCGCATTATTTTTTCTGATTAATTAATCGAAATTAACGCATTATTTTTGCCAGCCCTATTAGTAATACATACATGTTGTCCCAAGCTGTTACCTACCTGATAGCAAACAGAAGAGCACAGAATAGCGCTGCTGATAAAACACCAACAGCGATGATGAAGACTGGAAACGTAACTCCACCTGGACATTCTGTATGAGAGAGAACAGAAGAGTATGGTGGTCAGTCAGAAGCATAAATATATTGGGTTTTTCATTTCAATGACGTATATGCTTGGACATACATGAAGAATGAGTTGTATTTATAGGCATATTAAACACAAGTCTTAAATTATAATGTATTACATCACATATTGGTACAGTATATAAAAGTATTACAGAAGATGAATAAAATGCTCTATCAGTAGTTTAAACATGGGCCTTTATTTTATCTCTTTAATTCATCATTATGTAGTCTTAGGAGTAGTAGTGCAGGTTGAAACAACAAGACTGTGATTGTCttgtaaatgttaatgttattagtaatcaatatgtttgctttGGGTTTGTAAGTTTGACAAACCCACCAAAGCATGAGGGATGAAGCTAGAAGCTGAAACCAAGCTTGTTACTAACCGACACTATGgggtgctgtttgtaaagtgtctcacgctgaaaacaatatcaacattttgccacatttagcttcaaacaatgtttaaaaaagtattgtgaattttttaacatcaccttttaccacatttacagcaatatttgttaaagggccagtgtgtaatatttggcatggtttattgtcaaatctgaatctgaatctgaatattctacccattaatatgcttatataagtgtataatcgctataaaataaaattcgtttggttttcgtagccttataattatgcttttatatacagtacaggccaaaagtttggacacaccttctcattcaatgcgttttctttattttcatgactatttacattgtagattctcactgaaggcatcaaaactatgaatgaacatgtggagttatgtacttaacaaaaaaaggtgaaataactgaaaacatgttttatattctagtttcttcaaaatagccaccctttgctctgattactgctttgcacactcttggcattctctccatgagcttcaagaggtagtcacctgaaatggtttccactttgcaggtgtgccttatcagggttaattagtggaatttcttgctttatcaatggggttgggaccatcagttgtgttgtgcagaagtcaggttaatacacagccgacagccctattggacaactgttaaaattcatattatggcaagaaccaatcagctaactaaagaaaaacgagtggccatcattactttaagaaatgaaggtcagtcagtccggaaaattgcaaaactttaaatgtgtccccaagtggagtaaaaaccatcaagcgctacaacaaaactggcacacatgaggaccgacccaggaaaggaagaccaagagtcacctctgcttctgaggataagttcatccgagtcaccagcctcagaaatcgcaagttaacagcagctcagatcagagaccagatgaatgccacacagagttctagcagcagacccatctctagaacaactgttaagaggagactgtgcgaatcaggccttcatggtcaaatagctgctaggaaaccactgctaaggagaggcaacaagcagaagagatttgtttgggccaagaaacacaaggaatggacattagaccagtggaaatctgtgctttggtctgatgagtccaaatttgagatctttggttccaaccgccgtgtctttgtgagacgcagaaaaggtgaacggatggattccacatgcctggttcccactgtgaagcatggaggaggaggtgtgatggtgtgggggtgttttgctggtgacactgttggggatttattcaaaattgaaggcacactaaaccagcatggctaccacagcatcctgcagcgacatgccatcccatccggtttgcatttagttggacgatcatttatttttcaacaggacaatgaccccaaacacacctccaggctgtgtaagggctatttgaccaagaaggagagtgatggagtgctgcggcagatgacctggcctccacagtcaccggacctgaacccaatcgagatggtttggggtgagctggaccgcagagtgaaggcaaagggccaacaagtgctaaacacctctgggaactccttcaagactgttggaaaaccatttcaggtgactacctcttgaagctcatggagagaatgccaagagtgtgcaaagcagtaatcagagcaaagggtggctattttgaagaaactagaatataaaacatgttttcagttatttcacctgtttttgttaagtacataactccacatgtgttcattcatagttttgatgccttcagtgagaatctacaatgtaaatagtcatgaaaataaagaaaacgcattgaatgagaaggtgtgtccaaacttttggcctgtactgtatatatatatatatatatatatatatatatatatatatatatagcaagggccttgctttagagaggtcgccatcttgcgccgccatgtatgtatggcagacggagtggacaatccagccagccagagaacgcctttcgcgtgtataaataaaccaacgaagacagcggaaggaaggaagaaggaggaggaaacagcagagagtgttagtagttcatcgACAGAgagtatcaatcaatcaatcaatcaattttatttataaagcccaatatcacaaatcacaatttgcctcacagggctttacagcatacgacatccctctgtccttatgaccctcgcagcggataaggaaaaactcccccccaaaaaaatccctttaacgggggaaaaaaacggtagaaacctcaggaagagcaactgaggagggatccctcttccaggacggacagacgtgcaatagatgtcgtacagaacagatcagcataacaaattaacagtaatccatacgacacaatgagacacacacagagagagagagagagagagagagagagagagagagagagagagagacacatgaGCATGAAGATGAGCATGAACATGAGCTCctgaatatttttgcttttttggatgttttaaagtGAGATAAACTACTATTCTTCTAAGagctggaagaaaacagaagagaaaaccgttgtttttaaaaaaaaatctaccaagaaggaaaaaaaaacccagcaaaaacctcagaaaaCAGTGATAGACTGGAAAACAACAGAACCAACTGCCAAACTGACAGTTAGCCTAACTGTCcaaccagcaacaaaaaaaaggtcaagcaaagaggaggaaaacagctgaAGATGCAAGTGAGTGaaaccatcagaaagaaaatataccatttaaaaagaggaaacaaaaaattGCTGAACACTAAATAAACTTAAGCTAGCATAACACAGCTAGCTGTAAACAAGACCCTTAGCAACTGTTGCCAAGGAATTTAAATAGCAGcagttcaacagcagcagagcctgatggAGTCCACCAAAGGCTGCACAGAGGctgttcctctcctctatcctccTGATGTAACCAATGAGACTGCCAGGaaggcatttaaacaaaaactgctaaaaGAAAGACCAGAAACCCTGTTTTCTGATCTTTACAAGACCGGGAGGTCAGCAACCTGATCCTCTTCACAGACCAGCCGCTAGCATGGCACTCTGCCATCAGTGCCCACTACCCTCTGTCAAAAAAGAGGGATCTGTAAcggctggaaaataaaaataaaagaagcagaggaTTCAGATACTTTCATGATGACAGTAAACTTATACAAGAATGGGACTATCATAGTGCAGGGGAACCTCAAACTGTTTGAGATAGACTTCCTCCTTATAAAGGAAAGAGCCCAGCAGGAGAGATCTAGCTCCACTGACAGTTCCCAGGTCCCAGCTCCCAGCTGCCTAACTACTGAGCAGCCCCCTGAAGAGAAGGAGCCCACCAGCCCAGAGCAGGTCCAGGACCCCCAGCTGAACCACACCATCACCGAACTGAAGGTGAAATtcacagagctggagagagaactTGTACAACTGAGAGAGCTGATCAGCCAACAGCCATGCCAGCCCACCACAGCTCAGCCTGATCCCTGTACCATCAGCACAGAGCTGGGCATGCTGAGGGACAGggacagctgcaggagagagctgagcctgctcaggactgagatcagagagctgcatcaggacagagagcagcgtctagcagcactgacagctctgacagaggaggtgaaggagctcaaaggagagagagaggagcacaggagagaacttacctctctgtcaaaggaggtgaaggagctcagaggagagagagagaggagcacagcagAGTACTCACCACTCTGTCAGAACAGCCTcaggagagaggtggagctACACAGGACCTGGATGAAAAACTAGACCACAACCAGGACCCTGTGAGCAGCCAGGACCCACCAATCCAAGAACctacctccaccccagctccacATCCAGCCCACAGACCAGCACCTCCCCTCATTTCACCAGACcagcacaacagagagagaagacagacattgtCCTCCTCATCGACTCCAATGGAAAATTcctaaatgaaaagaaactttTCCCCACCCACAAAGTGGCTGGTGTCCAAACACCCACCAAGCCATAgacctgctgtcagaggagcGGCTTGGATCTCCGAgtcacatcatcatccacaCTGGCACCAATGATCTGCGGAGCCAGCAGGAGAGGGTGTCAGAGTCACtcaagagagtgacagagaaagccTCCACCACCTTCCCCAACAGCAGAGTGGTCATATCCACTCTGCTCCCAAGAAAGACTTCCACCCTGACACCATCCACAGGATCAACAGCAGCCTGTCAGAGACTGTGCACAGAGACCCAATGTCCACCTAGCCCACCACCCCACCCTGGACATCAGCTGTCTCTACGACCACGTCCATCTGTTTAAAAGCACAGTCCCCATCTTCGCCCAAACACTGAAAAGCGTCGCTCTCAACAGAGAAAAATCCACGGCCCGCAGAAGGAGCACATCAGCCCACAACCCCCACAGAACACCAAGACATCCTCAACCAACATCCAGACCAACACAATGGAGACAAGACCACCCTCAGCCCCACCCACATCATGTCCAAATCAGACCCCGCAAAGGCAACCATGATCCCCCTCAAGCCAGACCACAGTCACTCCTGTCCCTAGGGGCCCCACCCCAACCACAGCGACAAGAGCCACACCCTGGCCCACTGAGTTATGCCCAGGTGATCCGGAGAGCAGCAGAACCAACCTTAACCACCCCCCCACACAATGAACTGAGGGACATTCAGCAGATGCTCAGCCTGCTTTGctctcatctgattggacaggtaCCACAATAGACactgtatgaattattattagagtatttcttgtgctcatacagtttaaaaaaaaaggacatttacattgtacataagtattgattatttaatataccagttattgatttgttaccttttataatatgtcatgtagatactcttaaattattt is part of the Epinephelus fuscoguttatus linkage group LG8, E.fuscoguttatus.final_Chr_v1 genome and harbors:
- the LOC125893359 gene encoding uncharacterized protein LOC125893359 isoform X4 gives rise to the protein MWYLDGSPVNNSDNLTITYEPPNDTGLRSIITVNQPQKRDLSTLLCRTSNSLGSATHHFCAYCLKPQSSAERQECPGGVTFPVFIIAVGVLSAALFCALLFAIRARGTGCRTPKKSQSTGDTSPAVMSQGLTTENGNKVSGTSEEDIYVNTDMMKKSDMPNAHLAHQQVASKSSDKTNEANSDVVYSSVIWKSKEKKGECSGGTGPSGSSYLEEERCMEGGMRTNYVSNAVEMESLYDNTRKDVKEAVYSEYAQVHF